TGGCAGCTGAAAGATGGAACAGAGGCTGGGCTCCAAAGCTGTGGGACCTCCTCCGTTGATCATTACCACCTTGTGGACAAGGTCGGGATACTCGTGGGCCAGGAATGTGCAAAACGACACTCTGGAAGATACAGCGTCAAGATGTTAATGACTGGAAGGAATCGGTttgaaataaagcaaaataatccaaatggCAGGGTTCATATACGTTTTTGTAAGGTCAAATTCCAGCAGTGtgaagacatttttaaacattattattttgttaaatcACATTAAAACATGGTATGACtctgaaaacaacaaaactgcTTTAGGAGGGCAGTAACTTTGTCGGTACGGACCGGTGCTTAGGACAAGAGAGCTGCAGgttcaaatccatccatcttcaacgccattaatcctcactagggttgcgggtatgctggagcctatccaagctgacttcgggccagaGGGGGGGCACACCCCGGACTCGTCGCCAATCAACCTAAcagtcatgtttttggaatgtgggaggaagccagagtccTCGGAGTACCATGCAGCCCCAAAAAGGCACTCATCCCCAAACTGCTCTAGCCTACAACCCTGTGACAAAATTTCTAAGAACTCTTTGATAAATATTTGTGAAAGTACCGTTTttacctgaatataagacagtatttttttccccagaaaacAGTCTGGAACAGACATGTTGTCTTTTATTTAAAGACCCAAACAACTTCTCCCTAAGAGATCAAAGCCTcttttcctgtcactcacacataccCTTGACTTGACCCTTAGTTGGGCTAGTTCGCAAAAAAAAGAGAGGTCATCGTTGTTTTGGCCCGAAatcactgtgtacatgcaatttatgctgaaaaacaacagcaaaagcagcaggtaaacctactgttaattcaacctgaagagatgttggttgccccttatttttatattaattttgtattgtttttatgttgaaataaaaaagcagaagtagcaggtaaaccttctgttgaaatgttggttgTACTTTCTGTACTTTTggtgaaaatgtattgaatattggaaatgagagcagaaaaggttaacTTCCTGTGAATTCACCCTGAAgcgttggttgcactttattcgaataaaatgtgaatgcatttaccATTAATTCTTGTGTACTTGTTTGCTACTCATTACTCATGtcatccataattaatttacacctgattcccttacaaaaacaacaggaatctaggaaacttcatctgcactgtccagtacccaggtatttatttcatagtcacactggttgaatttttggctaaaaagttgctgaatcgatttaaagttactaaATTGTTTCGAATCTAATATTGAACCAATattgtccttgaatcgtatcggcaaccaagAATCGTGATATGAATCGactcgttattaaaacgaatcctTACACCCCTAGTGGTAGTGTAGGAATTAAAGTAGCACTGTACAGTtgtcgcggttaattgattccagacccgaccgcgataagtgaatttccatgaagcaaAATTCtgcattaataaattaaatattttcgtgGTTGGAATTAGTAGTTAAagaatagaaaacctctttatgaaTTGCTAAATAAGttctttttaccattattagagtactgtagacatgcaataacacccctatagtcaccgttacacttttattattctttgtttacaccaccttgctaatgcgcaggctactgcagggacacaaagagacggccacggctttaagcatagcatgctagagAGCTAACTagtgagtggggaagaaggacaaagtgagaagccaaaaacgtaccacttccacacagaatgggaggagaacttttttttcactctatcatgtcagacatgccgtggctgtCTATATGCGGTGTgacggtaatgtaatgtaatgtcatgtttcATCAATGTTAAACGTGTCATTACTggcgcctagtgaccagaatattatATATGacctgtctttcaatatttttttttactaataatgggccataaaCAACcgtgaaacagccatcattcattTAATAAACACtgagatagagtgagggagcgatgtcaAAGTCAGCCATGCTAAGCCACACTCCAGCagttaatttctttttacacttgaatgacagcTAAAAATGGTGAAATGTTAAACATTGCCTGGAAACACAAATAGTCAAACACTCACCCATACGAGTGGCCAATGAGAATGTTGCGTTTCCGAGCATATCTCTTGAAGATGGCACGCAGGTCCTCAGCCAGGGCATAAAAAGTGTAAGCCGCTGCAATCTGCGGGGCGGTGCTGGCTCCATGCCCCGCCAAGTCTGGTGCAATGACCTCATAGCCCAGCCGAGAGAAGAAGTCCAGCTGGCTGCTCCATATGTCCAACGAGCCTCCAACGCCGTGCACAAAGAACAGCGCTACGTCCGAGTGCGTCCCCTTGCAGCTTGTGATCACTCTCTTGGAGTCGATCAGTACAGTGCGTTTGGGCTTCCGGCGACGGCGGCGAGGAGGCGGGGCAGGCTTTTGCTCGCCAGGAGGTGGAGGAACAGGAGGGGGAACTGGGTTAGGATCCGGGGAAGAGGGCATTTCCTTGTAGTCAGCAAGCTCCACTTCGACAGTACTACACGGTTCCAGGTCACCATCCTGACACTGAAGGATCTCAGAGTGCAAAACATCACCGAGGTTCTCAATGACCAGCTGACCATTACGGTAGACTGTGATCTTCCTCTTGCAGTGGACACCACTGTTGGTGTCCTCAGAGGAGCGATCACGCTCACCATCCTTCTGCTCTTTCCCTGCGACATGCTCGTCGCTGACAACAGGCTGACGTTCAGGGACGATATGGCGCACTCGCAGGACTCTGCCAGGTTTCACCTCCACAAATTCAAAGCCATTGGAGGGTGCTGTCGACTCCAGAGGCAGAACGAGACGGGCTGCCTTCCCGGTTAGGCAGCAAAGTATCCCCTCAGTGATACTGGTCAGCATGGTGCCTTTCTGCACAAACAACAAACCACATATCCTCTGTGTGAACTAAACTGCATagaaagacaaaacaacaataCAGCAACAGTTGTGTTGAACTGagattatatttttgttgtcaatCAGCACCAAGAAAAAACACTACAGGCTCTGACCTAACATTGACCTATTTTGTCATCAAGTAACACAATTTGTCACTGGTTGacaagaaattattatttaaagtcATCAGCTTCTCTTTGGAGCTTGTTATTCAACAGCATGAACTGATTTTATTTTCGAGTCGGCCTATTTTACCTGGTGGTGTTTTGTTCGTTGAACTTGACATGTTCAGTTAATATTACAGCAGCTTAAAACAGTATTATTAACAGTATTATTTAGTTTTACCAACAAAACAACCGCCTCTAACCGGCTGACAAGAACACCTCAATATAATAATGCACGAGTGCGGAAACAGCTAATTCATAAATAAGATTATAACAAGGCCGTCAAACTGTGATTTCTCCTGGCCAACCTGCGAAAGAAAAAGTGACTACAGTGGATACAacaattcatcattcatgagtCTGCAAATTCACAGACttctgggaaaaaaaggtttaattgtattttttttttttgcatcgataaaatattgcattttaaatAGACATCTTTTTCccataaacatactgtattttctttaccgtaattatttacaaatacgttataatacaggtaaaatgtacagcacacatgtccatccgtccatccattttctataccgcttctcctcattagggtcgcaggggtatgctggagcctatcccagctgactttgggtgagaggcggggtacagcctcgcccgtttgccagccaatcgcagggcacatatagacaaacaaccattcacactcacattcatacctatggacaattaagagtcaccaattaacctaacatgcatgttttaggaatgtgggaggaaaccggagtacccggagaaaagccagCACACATGTAcgactgttaaaaaagcccacaatttttacatgtttatgtttaacTGATGTTTTTTCGTGAAGCATTGCgatgtcacactttgttcggcggcccTTGAATGCACTATAGTTGGCATCATCTTCCATTATCATTCATgggtggtgagtacctatacaacTGATCATTTCAAATATGTTTAATAAGTGAGTGTGAGGcgt
This sequence is a window from Dunckerocampus dactyliophorus isolate RoL2022-P2 chromosome 2, RoL_Ddac_1.1, whole genome shotgun sequence. Protein-coding genes within it:
- the abhd8a gene encoding protein ABHD8, whose translation is MLTSITEGILCCLTGKAARLVLPLESTAPSNGFEFVEVKPGRVLRVRHIVPERQPVVSDEHVAGKEQKDGERDRSSEDTNSGVHCKRKITVYRNGQLVIENLGDVLHSEILQCQDGDLEPCSTVEVELADYKEMPSSPDPNPVPPPVPPPPGEQKPAPPPRRRRRKPKRTVLIDSKRVITSCKGTHSDVALFFVHGVGGSLDIWSSQLDFFSRLGYEVIAPDLAGHGASTAPQIAAAYTFYALAEDLRAIFKRYARKRNILIGHSYGVSFCTFLAHEYPDLVHKVVMINGGGPTALEPSLCSIFQLPSCVLHCLSPCLAWSFLKAGFAHQGAKEKQLLKQGNAFNVSPFVLRAMMSGQYWPEGDEVYHAELTVPILLVHGMCDKFVPMDEDQRMAEILLFAFLKVIEEGSHMVMMECPDTVNTLLHEFFLWEPDMSKKDSNKTDTDKPVAVSDTLHTLRINRSMDK